The following proteins are encoded in a genomic region of Stegostoma tigrinum isolate sSteTig4 chromosome 2, sSteTig4.hap1, whole genome shotgun sequence:
- the mrpl36 gene encoding large ribosomal subunit protein bL36m: MLHGLSERFRSVVELPEGRRGVNRMAFLVKNLLQVVKKPLWQLCKCSALCRPSACSVTHKHLSMVVIVKPKIGLDPLKIVRFAAMPFLQQYQLQTVQGMAGMKTKTSVKKRCKDCFFVRRRGRLYVYCKSHPRHKQRQG, encoded by the exons ATGCTTCATGGGTTATCTGAACGTTTCAGGAGTGTTGTAGAACTTCCGGAAGGACGCAGAG GTGTGAACAGGATGGCCTTTCTTGTGAAGAATCTTCTCCAGGTGGTCAAGAAGCCTCTGTGGCAGTTGTGCAAATGTTCAGCTCTCTGTAGGCCATCAGCCTGTTCAGTGACACATAAGCATTTGAGTATGGTGGTTATAGTGAAGCCCAAAATTGGGCTGGATCCCCTCAAGATAGTGAGATTTGCTGCCATGCCGTTTCTTCAACAGTACCAACTACAAACTGTACAGGGAATGGCAGGAATGAAAACTAAGACTTCTGTAAAGAAGCGATGCAAGGACTGTTTCTTTGTGCGTAGACGGGGACGTTTATATGTGTATTGCAAGTCTCATCCCAGGCACAAACAGAGGCAGGGGTAA